From a single Emcibacter nanhaiensis genomic region:
- a CDS encoding dihydrodipicolinate synthase family protein produces the protein MTRQPLHGIIAAVATPLKKNLRPDYDLFISHCRHLLDAGCHGLGILGSTGEANSIHLDDRIKLIERAAEFLPKETLLVGTGSCAIAEAVQLSRCAAENGIKNLLVLPPFYYTPVTDTGIRRYYDLLIEGINDPEVCIFLYNFPKLTGYRFTSAVINDLIDRHGDTIAGLKDSSGDLEGMMDYLTISPSFRVFSGTEEYLLDMIQAGGAGCISATINITSSMARAVWDSHAPHLQNHLTELRTAIQAHPLVPAVKAILASQSGIPAWRTMAPPYVPLEGETERQLLDTLGELQRKDPRS, from the coding sequence ATGACCCGTCAACCGCTTCACGGTATTATTGCGGCTGTCGCAACCCCGCTGAAGAAGAACTTGCGCCCGGACTACGATCTCTTCATTTCCCATTGCCGTCATCTGCTGGATGCCGGTTGTCATGGACTTGGCATTCTGGGCAGCACCGGCGAAGCCAATTCCATACATCTGGACGACAGAATAAAGCTGATCGAACGGGCTGCCGAATTTCTGCCGAAAGAAACCCTTCTGGTCGGCACCGGTTCCTGCGCAATTGCAGAAGCCGTGCAGCTTAGCCGCTGCGCCGCGGAAAACGGCATTAAAAATCTTCTGGTTCTTCCCCCCTTTTATTATACGCCGGTCACGGACACCGGGATCCGGAGATATTACGACCTTCTGATCGAGGGGATCAACGATCCGGAGGTCTGTATTTTCCTGTATAATTTTCCCAAACTGACCGGGTATCGCTTCACCTCTGCCGTCATCAATGATCTGATCGACAGACATGGCGATACCATTGCCGGTCTCAAGGATAGCTCCGGCGATCTGGAAGGAATGATGGACTATCTGACAATCAGTCCCTCCTTCAGGGTATTTTCCGGAACCGAAGAATATCTTCTGGACATGATCCAGGCCGGCGGCGCCGGTTGTATATCGGCCACAATAAATATCACATCCTCTATGGCGCGCGCGGTCTGGGACAGTCACGCCCCCCACCTGCAAAACCACCTCACTGAACTCAGAACAGCGATACAGGCCCATCCCCTGGTGCCTGCAGTCAAGGCAATTCTGGCCAGCCAGTCCGGAATCCCCGCCTGGCGCACCATGGCGCCGCCCTATGTTCCGCTGGAAGGCGAAACGGAAAGGCAACTTCTTGACACGCTTGGTGAATTACAACGAAAAGACCCCAGATCATGA
- a CDS encoding D-cysteine desulfhydrase family protein, producing the protein MTAARIGERLASFARITLGHFPTPLEYMENLSRELDGPQIWIKRDDCTGLASGGNKTRKLEFVLGEAIAGGADTILTTGGIQSNHARQTAAACARLGLRCILMLAPPPDWASSAYKNSGNICLDRLFGAEIHILPEGQSPEQALESLASDVARTGGIPFIVPLGASTPVGALGYVNCALELATQAKDLDLKVTRIVSAAGSGGTQAGLMAGIAALNKDIVCEGIDIDAARERTEQRTKSLLAGVMPLIGETAAALPTVTMRDDFAGPAYGATTPAAQESIRQVALSEGIVLDSAYTGKAMSALISGIQEGRYQKDEVIVFLHSGGFPLTFAYA; encoded by the coding sequence ATGACTGCTGCCAGAATCGGGGAACGCCTGGCATCCTTTGCCCGTATTACACTCGGCCATTTTCCAACGCCGCTGGAATATATGGAAAATCTCTCCCGCGAACTTGACGGGCCACAAATCTGGATCAAACGGGATGACTGCACCGGACTTGCGTCGGGCGGAAACAAGACCCGGAAACTGGAATTCGTACTTGGTGAGGCCATAGCCGGCGGCGCGGACACCATCCTGACCACAGGCGGCATTCAGTCCAACCACGCCCGCCAGACTGCCGCAGCCTGCGCCAGGCTGGGCCTGCGCTGCATTCTGATGCTGGCCCCGCCGCCTGACTGGGCCTCTTCGGCCTACAAAAATTCCGGCAATATCTGCCTTGATCGCCTGTTCGGGGCAGAAATTCATATTCTGCCGGAAGGACAGTCTCCGGAACAGGCGCTGGAGAGCCTCGCATCAGATGTCGCCCGCACCGGCGGAATCCCGTTCATTGTTCCGCTCGGGGCGTCCACGCCTGTCGGCGCCCTGGGGTATGTGAACTGCGCCCTTGAACTCGCCACTCAGGCAAAAGACCTTGACCTCAAAGTTACGCGCATCGTTTCTGCCGCCGGCAGTGGCGGCACCCAGGCGGGACTGATGGCAGGCATCGCTGCATTGAATAAGGATATTGTCTGTGAAGGAATCGATATTGACGCCGCCCGTGAGCGGACGGAACAAAGAACAAAAAGTCTTCTGGCCGGTGTCATGCCCCTGATCGGTGAAACTGCCGCCGCCCTTCCCACCGTCACCATGCGAGACGACTTTGCCGGCCCCGCCTACGGCGCAACCACCCCCGCCGCACAGGAGAGCATCCGGCAGGTCGCCCTTTCCGAGGGAATTGTCCTGGATTCCGCCTATACGGGAAAAGCCATGTCGGCCCTCATCTCAGGAATACAAGAGGGGCGTTACCAGAAAGACGAAGTCATCGTCTTTCTCCACAGCGGCGGCTTTCCTCTGACCTTTGCCTATGCCTGA
- a CDS encoding M81 family metallopeptidase, producing MKVFCATMIHESNSFSPIPTSLRNFAEDVLYRPSTGEGSHHLGTVLAEVDLVDLMTTRGHEPIVGLIANAEPSMPLGGGVYETLRDEIIQNLEQALPVDAVFLFLHGAQMAEKFPDCESDLISRVRKIVGPDIPIGVEFDLHCNIGAQSLEDADILLACLEYPHTDFRIRADQVMDILERMAAGKCRPATAYAPIPMLGLFRPSEQPMRGFVDKLKDMEGRDNILAISLAHCFAAGDGPDTHAGVVVVTNDDQEQADRLAGDIAKEFWHQREAFSVQLTPLKEALEQAGKVNRGPLVIADCTDNPGGGAAGDSTEILSGLLAAGIGNAAIAMIWDPVAVETVIKAGVGASLPLRFGGKAGPGSGSPVDADVRVLAVNKTARQHAQGARVALGPAVAVETAGIKIVLNSIRQQTFSPECFTELGIDPAAHRVLVVKSSQHFRETFSDMAEQIIYADGTGTVTGDFCSRDYRNLTRPIWPLDPLPFDAFGRTWT from the coding sequence ATGAAGGTCTTTTGTGCCACCATGATTCATGAATCCAACAGCTTCTCGCCTATTCCAACCTCCCTGCGGAATTTTGCGGAAGATGTACTCTACCGCCCTTCAACCGGGGAAGGGAGCCATCATCTGGGGACGGTTCTGGCTGAAGTCGATCTGGTCGACCTGATGACGACGAGAGGCCACGAACCGATTGTCGGCCTGATTGCCAACGCAGAACCCAGCATGCCCCTTGGCGGCGGAGTCTATGAAACCCTGCGTGACGAGATCATTCAAAACCTTGAACAGGCGCTGCCCGTGGATGCCGTCTTTCTGTTTCTGCACGGTGCGCAAATGGCGGAAAAATTTCCGGACTGCGAAAGTGATCTCATTTCGCGGGTACGGAAAATAGTCGGTCCGGATATCCCCATCGGGGTCGAATTCGACCTTCACTGCAATATCGGCGCCCAAAGTCTTGAAGACGCGGATATTCTGCTCGCGTGTCTCGAATATCCGCACACCGATTTCCGCATCCGGGCCGATCAGGTCATGGACATTCTGGAACGGATGGCCGCCGGAAAATGCCGGCCGGCAACGGCCTATGCGCCGATCCCGATGCTCGGCCTGTTCAGGCCGAGCGAACAGCCCATGCGGGGGTTTGTCGACAAGCTGAAAGATATGGAAGGCCGGGACAATATTCTGGCGATTTCCCTTGCCCATTGTTTCGCCGCAGGGGACGGGCCCGACACCCACGCCGGGGTGGTTGTCGTCACCAACGACGACCAGGAACAAGCGGATCGTCTGGCCGGGGATATCGCAAAAGAATTCTGGCATCAAAGAGAAGCTTTCTCAGTTCAATTGACACCTCTCAAGGAGGCCCTGGAACAGGCCGGCAAGGTCAACCGCGGCCCGCTTGTCATCGCCGATTGCACAGATAATCCCGGCGGTGGCGCGGCAGGCGATTCAACGGAAATCCTGTCAGGCCTGCTGGCGGCCGGGATAGGGAACGCCGCGATCGCCATGATCTGGGACCCTGTTGCTGTGGAAACCGTCATCAAAGCCGGCGTTGGCGCCTCCCTGCCCCTCCGTTTCGGGGGAAAGGCCGGTCCCGGCTCCGGCTCTCCCGTCGATGCAGATGTCCGGGTCCTGGCCGTCAACAAAACCGCCCGCCAGCATGCCCAGGGAGCCAGAGTTGCGCTTGGTCCCGCCGTTGCCGTTGAAACGGCCGGTATCAAAATTGTTCTCAACAGCATTCGCCAGCAGACCTTCTCCCCGGAATGTTTCACGGAACTCGGCATCGATCCTGCCGCCCACAGGGTACTTGTAGTCAAATCCAGCCAGCATTTCCGGGAAACCTTTTCCGATATGGCGGAACAGATCATTTATGCCGATGGCACGGGAACAGTAACCGGTGATTTCTGTTCAAGGGACTACAGGAATCTGACCAGGCCGATCTGGCCTCTGGACCCGCTCCCCTTTGACGCCTTTGGCAGAACATGGACCTGA
- a CDS encoding TonB-dependent receptor: MRSTALGSTLSMLALVGTAYGADGDVENEEEFAFDEIVVTANRRSQRLLEVPQSISALTGTHLEELGADNFSDYARFVPGLDFVEFSPGQTRMTIRGVSGEVGVSTVSYYIDEISITAMDQGAQPDFKMFDIERVEVLRGPQGTLYGEGSMGGTIRVITKKPNTTEFEGAVDATFGMIKDGGEDYSVSGMLNVPVVEDKLAIRAVGLYRDSGGWIDNILPGAEQEDTNSAETYAARVSARFQATDDLTITAMGIFNRLDTDNNNVVNDGEDVALAALNPRSDDYDLYSLTIDYDFGGFTLTSASSYTQRDTAIRYTDAPGTLAFFDTFFVPITGGEYSFTQSLVYIATDSEAFTQEVRLVSDNDSRLTWTLGGFYRDYEIQNSAYRVSTPDFTFGAGNLLGETPGELVPGGVFTSATTTKLENIAIFGEASYEITDKLDVTVGLRWFQEKQDIVDSTSGALVYTPASGFTLPYVLDNNKIDDFTPKATLSYTASENAMMFFTVARGYRSGGANLLADVLPNAQNRYKNDSTINYEVGGKFTLADGRLTVIAAAYYIDWKDLQISDFDANFGVGYISNAGSAHSAGLELEIVAQPTDRLTLTFAGNISEAELDEDIPGANFSTEGTIIESGSRLPNVPKYKFGGTAQYVYPINDELNMVFHGDVSFVGESFSRLEAGVNEGIGFGDSVQPSYAVGNVSVAVAAENWTATLFVENVWDEFAALGDDNFGGFHRNKPRTVGINLKYDF, from the coding sequence ATGCGGTCAACAGCCCTCGGGTCGACCTTGTCGATGCTGGCGCTCGTCGGCACGGCTTATGGTGCAGACGGGGATGTTGAGAATGAAGAGGAATTCGCGTTTGACGAAATTGTGGTGACGGCGAACCGCAGGTCCCAGAGGCTCCTCGAGGTGCCGCAAAGTATCTCGGCGTTGACTGGAACTCACCTGGAAGAGCTCGGGGCGGATAACTTCTCTGATTATGCCAGATTTGTGCCGGGTCTGGATTTTGTTGAATTTTCGCCGGGACAGACCCGCATGACCATTCGCGGCGTTTCAGGCGAGGTCGGTGTTTCCACGGTCAGTTATTATATTGACGAGATTTCTATCACCGCAATGGATCAGGGGGCCCAGCCTGATTTCAAGATGTTTGACATTGAGCGTGTGGAGGTCCTGCGGGGCCCGCAGGGCACCTTGTATGGGGAAGGATCGATGGGGGGCACGATCAGGGTTATCACCAAAAAGCCCAATACGACGGAATTTGAAGGGGCGGTGGATGCTACCTTCGGCATGATCAAAGACGGGGGAGAGGACTACTCCGTCAGCGGCATGCTGAATGTACCGGTTGTCGAGGACAAGCTGGCGATCCGTGCGGTTGGCCTTTATCGCGATTCCGGTGGATGGATTGACAATATTCTTCCGGGGGCCGAGCAGGAAGACACCAATTCGGCTGAAACCTATGCGGCGCGCGTCTCCGCCCGTTTTCAGGCGACAGATGATCTGACGATTACGGCTATGGGCATTTTCAACCGCCTGGATACGGACAATAACAATGTGGTGAACGACGGTGAGGACGTAGCCCTGGCCGCGCTGAATCCGCGTTCGGATGACTATGATCTTTACAGTCTGACCATTGACTATGATTTTGGCGGCTTCACCTTGACATCGGCATCCTCCTATACGCAGCGTGATACAGCGATCCGCTATACCGATGCGCCGGGGACGCTTGCCTTTTTTGATACGTTCTTTGTCCCGATTACCGGCGGTGAATATAGTTTCACCCAGTCGCTGGTGTATATCGCCACGGATAGCGAGGCTTTCACCCAGGAAGTGCGACTGGTGTCGGACAATGATTCCCGTTTGACCTGGACGCTAGGCGGGTTTTACCGGGACTACGAAATCCAGAATTCCGCCTACCGGGTCTCAACTCCGGACTTTACCTTCGGCGCCGGCAACCTTCTCGGCGAAACCCCGGGTGAGCTGGTGCCGGGAGGAGTTTTCACCAGCGCGACAACAACGAAACTGGAAAATATCGCCATTTTCGGAGAGGCCTCCTACGAGATCACGGACAAACTGGATGTGACCGTAGGGCTGCGCTGGTTCCAGGAAAAACAGGATATCGTGGATTCCACAAGCGGCGCACTGGTATATACGCCAGCGTCCGGGTTCACACTGCCTTATGTGCTGGACAACAACAAGATTGATGATTTTACGCCCAAGGCCACTCTGTCCTATACGGCCAGCGAGAACGCGATGATGTTCTTTACGGTCGCGCGTGGGTATCGGTCAGGCGGCGCTAACCTGTTGGCGGATGTTCTGCCCAATGCCCAGAACCGCTACAAGAACGACAGCACCATAAACTATGAGGTGGGGGGCAAGTTTACCCTGGCGGACGGTCGCCTCACCGTTATTGCAGCGGCTTATTATATCGACTGGAAGGATTTGCAGATCTCCGATTTTGACGCAAATTTCGGGGTCGGCTATATTAGTAACGCCGGTTCGGCCCATTCAGCGGGGCTGGAACTGGAGATCGTGGCGCAGCCTACAGACCGTCTTACCCTGACTTTTGCCGGCAATATCAGCGAGGCAGAGCTGGATGAGGATATTCCGGGCGCCAATTTCTCCACCGAGGGGACAATCATCGAAAGCGGGTCGCGTTTGCCCAATGTGCCGAAGTATAAATTCGGCGGCACAGCCCAGTATGTTTATCCGATCAATGACGAACTGAATATGGTGTTCCACGGCGACGTCAGTTTTGTCGGGGAAAGTTTCAGCCGTCTTGAGGCCGGCGTGAACGAAGGCATTGGATTTGGCGATTCTGTTCAGCCTTCCTACGCTGTCGGCAATGTAAGTGTGGCCGTAGCGGCGGAGAACTGGACGGCGACCCTGTTTGTGGAAAATGTCTGGGATGAGTTCGCCGCCCTCGGGGACGACAATTTTGGCGGTTTCCACCGGAACAAACCCAGGACCGTCGGAATCAACCTGAAATATGATTTCTAG
- a CDS encoding HpcH/HpaI aldolase/citrate lyase family protein, whose translation MRLERSMLAVPATSPHFFAKAAASEADIIFLDLEDSVTPERKNDARTSVIEALNTVDWRDKNMSVRINEIDSEWGYRDIVHIVEQCPRLDALLVPKVAAGEDIRFVARLLDALETHLNRDRSILIDALIETPAGVTNVDEIAAASPRLSSLSFGVGDYSVAMQAPQTSFGSPDPRYGILGAEDGNGKRGFHWNDQWHYALARIANACHANGVMPVDGPFTDFRDAEGYRACAHRARALGYAGKWAIHPSQIVAANEVFSPRVEELDLARRINAAMAKAMKQGDGAVQLDGRMVDLAHVKQASALLLRQETIAKRASQA comes from the coding sequence ATGAGACTTGAAAGATCAATGCTGGCTGTTCCCGCAACGTCACCGCATTTTTTTGCAAAAGCAGCGGCAAGCGAGGCGGATATTATTTTCCTGGATCTTGAGGATTCGGTGACGCCGGAACGGAAGAACGACGCGCGCACCAGCGTTATAGAAGCCCTGAACACAGTGGACTGGCGGGACAAGAATATGTCGGTTCGGATCAATGAAATTGATTCCGAATGGGGGTATCGGGATATCGTCCATATTGTCGAGCAGTGTCCCCGGCTGGATGCCCTCCTTGTGCCGAAAGTTGCGGCGGGAGAGGATATCAGGTTCGTCGCCAGATTGCTTGACGCCCTGGAAACACATCTGAACAGGGACCGCAGCATCCTTATCGACGCTCTGATCGAGACTCCGGCCGGCGTGACAAATGTGGATGAAATAGCCGCGGCTTCACCGCGTTTGAGCAGTCTTTCCTTTGGGGTGGGCGACTATTCGGTGGCCATGCAGGCACCGCAAACAAGTTTCGGATCACCTGATCCCCGGTATGGAATTCTCGGTGCAGAGGACGGGAACGGCAAACGCGGGTTCCACTGGAATGATCAATGGCATTATGCCCTGGCGCGTATTGCCAATGCCTGCCATGCAAACGGGGTGATGCCTGTCGATGGCCCGTTTACCGATTTCAGGGATGCCGAGGGCTACCGGGCCTGCGCGCACAGGGCCAGGGCGCTGGGATACGCGGGAAAATGGGCGATTCATCCTTCGCAGATTGTTGCGGCAAACGAGGTTTTTTCTCCCCGCGTCGAGGAGCTTGATCTGGCCCGTCGGATCAATGCGGCCATGGCAAAGGCCATGAAGCAGGGCGACGGGGCAGTGCAGCTGGACGGCAGGATGGTTGACCTGGCCCATGTCAAACAGGCCAGTGCGTTGTTGCTCAGGCAGGAAACCATCGCCAAAAGGGCGTCTCAGGCATAG
- a CDS encoding serine hydrolase domain-containing protein has protein sequence MKPFLPVTADLHKATRFSGLSLILGFIFSIIFYTGAMAEMSQHTKQIDEFFAPWSTAATPGAAVIVIHHGKVIHRKGYGLANLEYGVPVTPETIFHSASLSKQFTAFAIGLLEYRGKVDVGKPVQYYIPEVPEFPWPVTVEQMIHHTSGLRDVTSLFALQGRNPSDVSTDQHVMRLISLQQDLNFEPGSRFMYTNAGYTLLAQIVARVGGKSFRRWTSDEIFTPLGMTHSHFNDDYSEVVPGRAYSYQPAGTAKDGNSYSKYPMNFSMVGSTGLLTTVDDLAKWMDNLITGTYGGTALRDRMIRKTKLNDGSALDYGYGLNLGSYHGVPTIRHGGTDAGFRSSLMVFPDQKLGIAILGNTAEFPAETIAQKIADLFLPQQAAPQSTEAAQTAPATGMTPDDAANVKIVPQQYSGQYLLNDGNFLHITEREDGINLQVGPTALKLYPASTTSFFITEADAGVEFSGFDSGRYSKATLRNAGVLTDGEKIETDAASPEKLAEYAGRYYLPETESFLTIKVKENSLTTWIAGQEGIGVSYAGKDYFVNPQLRVSLRFERDGKGQVIAARASMDRIQNMLLEKVTP, from the coding sequence ATGAAACCTTTTCTTCCGGTCACGGCCGACCTGCACAAGGCCACAAGATTTTCCGGCCTCAGCCTGATACTGGGTTTCATATTCTCGATAATTTTCTACACCGGAGCTATGGCTGAAATGTCGCAGCACACCAAACAAATAGATGAATTCTTCGCCCCCTGGAGTACAGCCGCTACGCCCGGTGCCGCGGTGATTGTAATTCACCACGGCAAGGTCATTCACCGCAAAGGATACGGCCTGGCGAATCTGGAATACGGCGTGCCTGTCACCCCGGAAACCATTTTCCACTCGGCTTCCCTGTCCAAACAGTTCACCGCCTTCGCTATTGGCCTCTTGGAATATCGCGGGAAAGTGGACGTCGGAAAACCGGTTCAATACTATATCCCGGAAGTCCCTGAATTCCCCTGGCCGGTAACAGTCGAGCAAATGATACATCACACAAGCGGCCTTCGGGATGTCACCTCCCTGTTTGCCCTGCAAGGGCGCAATCCCTCCGATGTATCAACTGACCAGCATGTAATGCGGCTGATTTCCTTGCAGCAGGATCTGAACTTCGAGCCCGGCAGCCGTTTCATGTATACCAACGCCGGCTACACCCTTCTGGCGCAGATTGTCGCCCGTGTCGGAGGCAAAAGTTTTCGCCGGTGGACCAGCGACGAGATTTTCACCCCTCTGGGGATGACACATAGCCACTTTAATGACGACTACAGCGAAGTCGTCCCGGGCCGGGCCTATTCCTATCAGCCCGCCGGTACCGCAAAGGACGGAAACAGCTACAGTAAATACCCGATGAACTTCTCGATGGTGGGGTCCACCGGCCTTCTGACCACTGTTGACGACTTGGCAAAATGGATGGACAACCTGATCACCGGCACCTACGGTGGCACCGCATTGCGAGATCGCATGATCCGGAAAACAAAGCTCAATGACGGTTCGGCTCTGGATTATGGCTACGGCCTCAATCTTGGCTCCTACCATGGCGTACCAACAATACGCCACGGCGGCACCGACGCCGGTTTCCGGTCCAGTCTGATGGTTTTCCCTGACCAGAAACTGGGGATAGCAATTCTGGGAAATACCGCCGAATTCCCGGCGGAAACCATCGCCCAGAAAATCGCGGACCTGTTCCTGCCTCAACAGGCTGCCCCCCAGTCAACCGAAGCTGCCCAAACAGCACCGGCCACCGGCATGACACCCGACGATGCGGCGAATGTAAAAATCGTTCCGCAGCAATATTCCGGACAGTATCTTCTGAATGACGGAAATTTTCTCCATATCACGGAACGCGAAGACGGCATTAACCTGCAGGTTGGGCCGACGGCTCTGAAACTCTATCCGGCGAGCACAACCAGCTTCTTTATTACGGAAGCCGATGCAGGGGTGGAATTTTCCGGTTTTGACAGCGGCCGGTATAGCAAAGCCACGCTGCGCAATGCCGGCGTCCTGACCGACGGCGAAAAAATCGAAACCGATGCGGCAAGTCCGGAAAAGCTGGCGGAATACGCAGGCCGCTACTATTTACCTGAAACCGAAAGCTTCCTGACCATAAAAGTCAAGGAAAACAGCCTGACCACCTGGATTGCAGGCCAGGAAGGTATTGGAGTTTCCTATGCCGGGAAAGATTATTTCGTGAATCCCCAACTCAGGGTTTCTCTCAGATTCGAAAGAGACGGCAAAGGCCAGGTCATAGCCGCGCGGGCCAGTATGGATCGCATCCAGAACATGCTTCTTGAAAAAGTGACGCCCTGA
- a CDS encoding M55 family metallopeptidase, which produces MRIYISADMEGIAGVTAINHLIPGEFEYDRAREWMTGEVRAACEAALAAGAEEVVVSDSHGNGQSLLVEKLPQEKVTLVRSWPRPMFMMQGIEDGHFDGAMFIGYHLGSRQYPGAIAHTVAGDVIEIRINGKVMSETMICAETAACYGVPVVMVSGDAGYVAHAQKVLGDVECAAVKESYTGRSVKTLLPAAAEKLVAEKVAAALARINDFHSPDPTGPYEVEFFVSNLLKVDWLEFLPGFERVDSHTVRASAENAVALNKLIGFVGFYQPRAV; this is translated from the coding sequence ATGCGAATTTATATTTCGGCTGATATGGAAGGTATAGCTGGCGTTACTGCTATAAACCATCTGATACCGGGAGAATTTGAATATGACCGTGCTCGTGAATGGATGACGGGGGAAGTCAGGGCGGCTTGCGAGGCGGCTCTTGCTGCAGGCGCCGAAGAGGTTGTGGTGAGTGATTCCCACGGCAATGGGCAAAGCCTTCTGGTTGAAAAGCTGCCGCAGGAGAAAGTCACTCTTGTGCGGTCTTGGCCGAGACCGATGTTCATGATGCAGGGAATTGAAGACGGTCATTTCGACGGCGCGATGTTTATCGGCTATCATCTCGGGTCACGTCAGTATCCTGGTGCAATCGCCCATACGGTGGCTGGGGATGTCATCGAGATCCGCATTAACGGGAAGGTCATGTCAGAGACCATGATCTGTGCGGAAACAGCGGCCTGTTATGGGGTGCCGGTTGTTATGGTTTCCGGCGACGCGGGATATGTCGCACATGCCCAAAAGGTGCTGGGGGATGTCGAGTGTGCCGCGGTAAAAGAGTCTTATACCGGCCGTTCGGTCAAAACATTGTTACCTGCCGCGGCAGAGAAGCTCGTTGCGGAAAAGGTTGCGGCGGCGCTGGCGCGGATCAATGATTTTCACAGCCCCGACCCCACGGGTCCCTATGAGGTGGAGTTCTTTGTTTCGAATCTTCTGAAGGTGGATTGGCTCGAATTTCTTCCGGGATTCGAGCGTGTTGATTCACACACTGTCAGGGCGAGTGCGGAAAATGCGGTGGCGTTAAACAAACTAATCGGGTTTGTCGGATTTTATCAGCCCAGGGCCGTGTAG
- a CDS encoding M81 family metallopeptidase, which yields MKVYCASMAHESNSFSPLPTNMDNFREMFLYRPSTGEGQGLLDSLPLEGILRNHCLEQGWEVIDGLYTSACPSAPCKQADYEALRDEMVDGLRKAMPVDMVLLFLHGAQMAEGYEDCEGDILKALREVAGPDIPIGVELDLHCNITPAMTENAAILMACKEYPHTDFDARAAELVALTEAAAKKTISPVVHYERVPMLGYFHTTREPMRSLVDQLFREEQRDGVLSVSLAHGFPAGDFPGVGAGVLVVTDNDPALAGSVAKSLAEKFFALRHDIAAPCLGVQESLDQAMAIDGGPVVIADASDNPGGGAAGDSTHFLRAILEAGIPDTAIGMIWDPLAYDLIEKAGEGTVLPLRIGGKAGPLSGSPVDGIAEVIRIRDDLQQLTFGDFEPLGPAAAIRMNNVEIIVNRVRQQIFGPRTFQEMGIDLSSKKIVVVKSAQHFHTQFSPIAAEVLYASPPGSVSTDFRDYPYRYIQRPIWPLDETPFTAYGKNWS from the coding sequence ATGAAAGTTTATTGCGCCAGCATGGCCCATGAATCCAACAGCTTCTCCCCCCTTCCCACCAACATGGACAACTTCCGTGAGATGTTTCTGTATCGTCCCTCCACAGGTGAAGGTCAGGGTCTTCTCGACAGTCTCCCTCTGGAAGGAATTCTTAGAAATCATTGCCTGGAACAAGGCTGGGAAGTCATTGACGGTCTTTATACAAGCGCCTGTCCCAGCGCTCCCTGCAAGCAAGCGGACTATGAAGCGCTGCGCGACGAAATGGTCGACGGGTTGCGCAAAGCCATGCCGGTAGACATGGTGCTGCTGTTTCTGCACGGCGCCCAGATGGCGGAAGGCTATGAGGATTGCGAAGGAGACATTCTGAAAGCCCTGCGGGAGGTCGCCGGACCGGATATCCCGATCGGTGTGGAACTGGATCTGCATTGCAACATTACCCCCGCAATGACGGAAAACGCCGCGATACTGATGGCCTGCAAGGAATACCCCCACACTGACTTTGACGCCCGGGCCGCTGAACTTGTCGCCCTGACGGAAGCCGCCGCCAAAAAGACAATTTCCCCGGTCGTTCACTATGAGCGCGTCCCCATGCTTGGCTATTTCCATACCACGCGTGAACCCATGAGAAGTCTTGTGGATCAACTGTTCAGGGAAGAGCAAAGAGATGGCGTACTCTCCGTTTCCCTGGCCCATGGCTTTCCGGCAGGGGATTTCCCCGGTGTTGGCGCCGGCGTTTTGGTCGTGACCGACAATGACCCGGCACTTGCAGGATCTGTGGCAAAATCGCTGGCGGAAAAATTCTTCGCGCTTCGCCATGACATCGCCGCCCCCTGCCTGGGCGTGCAGGAGTCTCTCGACCAGGCAATGGCAATCGACGGCGGCCCGGTGGTTATCGCAGATGCCTCCGACAACCCGGGCGGCGGTGCTGCAGGGGATTCAACACATTTCCTGCGAGCAATTCTTGAGGCCGGAATACCCGATACCGCGATCGGCATGATCTGGGACCCGCTGGCCTATGACCTGATTGAAAAAGCCGGTGAAGGAACCGTTTTACCCTTACGCATTGGCGGCAAGGCGGGGCCGTTATCCGGTTCCCCCGTTGACGGAATTGCGGAAGTGATCCGGATCAGGGACGATCTGCAGCAACTGACATTCGGTGATTTTGAACCGCTCGGGCCAGCAGCCGCCATACGCATGAACAATGTCGAAATCATCGTCAACCGTGTCCGTCAGCAGATATTCGGCCCCCGCACATTTCAGGAAATGGGCATAGACCTCTCCTCCAAAAAAATAGTTGTTGTCAAGTCTGCCCAGCATTTTCATACACAATTCTCGCCCATTGCCGCGGAGGTCCTCTATGCCTCCCCTCCTGGATCGGTTTCAACAGATTTCAGGGACTATCCCTACCGGTATATTCAACGCCCCATATGGCCGCTTGATGAAACGCCTTTCACCGCCTATGGGAAGAACTGGTCATGA